One Glandiceps talaboti chromosome 2, keGlaTala1.1, whole genome shotgun sequence genomic region harbors:
- the LOC144449275 gene encoding SPARC-related modular calcium-binding protein 1-like isoform X7 — MKAVTLCLLCLVVVGSRANPFPGVRFPIRNTDDRDNECNEDCSTQSPKPVCGSDGRTYNSRCELMIAQCRGSTVQVEHRGTCQESSSRCEAERRHNQDDAKVSKGLFIPDCNDDGSYRQVQCHTGTGYCWCVTNQGKPIPGSSVQNKEPNCNGDNGRPKTKQGKRRRRKGCSQSERQEFNNNLITIFKDEYARLPTKPPVNNEEYMVNFNLRGLSAIDELMDSHEKQVIDWKFSELDTNSNGELNKKELRSITKMIKKIVEPRACARNFAESCDLDQDGMITNGEWAVCLGIDNNEDEQAPEPEIVIEHPILPKDSAEFVDKNPSDEPDRELTARPGLPIKGTDEVSSKPVVEHSCTENRQTALAEAAESPDDGIFIPECEDDGSYTPVQCHQAMKPTYCWCVLTDIGRPIVGTSKQNGMPNCDRRPTAPDREIKGCPGNKKDRFLTTILDILTTEMVDNANNNEGVDTEPNPEDTLEESTVKWKFRQLDKNKNNLLDKKEVSKFRKEIKSLKPKKCARNFAKHCDENEDKKITLSEWLDCFDLNQAEDKKSEKPLGPNPFNLQSLQSLRVVDY, encoded by the exons ATGAAAGCTGTAACCTTGTGTCTTTTATGTCTAGTCGTAGTTGGTTCAAGAGCCAATCCCTTCCCTGGTGTTCGG TTCCCCATCCGGAATACTGATGACCGGGACAATGAGTGCAATGAGGATTGCTCAACCCAATCTCCAAAACCAGTTTGTGGGAGTGACGGTAGGACGTACAACTCGAGATGTGAACTTATGATTGCACAGTGCCGTGGAAGTACAGTTCAAGTTGAACACAGGGGGACGTGTCAAG AATCGTCCTCACGATGTGAAGCGGAACGTCGTCACAACCAGGACGATGCCAAGGTGTCCAAAGGACTGTTCATCCCAGATTGTAACGACGATGGTAGTTATAGACAAGTACAATGCCATACAGGGACTGGGTACTGCTGGTGCGTCACCAACCAGGGCAAACCTATACCTGGCTCGTCTGTTCAGAACAAAGAACCAAACTGCAATGGTGACAATG GAAGACCTAAGACAAAACAGGGAAAACGCAGGAGGCGGAAAG GTTGCAGTCAATCAGAGAGACAGGAGTTCAACAATAATCTGATAACAATTTTTAAAGATGAGTATGCCCGCTTACCAACTAAACCCCCAGTGAACAACGAGGAGTACATGGTTAATTTCAATCTACGTGGTCTCTCAGCTATTGACGAGTTGATGGATTCACATGAAAAACAAGTGATTGATTGGAAGTTCTCCGAACTCGACACAAACAGTAATGGTGAACTGAACAAGAAAGAATTAAGGTCCATCACGAAGATGATAAAGAAGATTGTTGAGCCTCGTGCGTGTGCGAGGAACTTTGCTGAATCATGTGACTTAGATCAGGATGGAATGATAACAAACGGTGAATGGGCAGTCTGTCTAGGTATCGACAATA ATGAAGATGAACAGGCTCCTGAACCAGAAATAGTTATTGAACATCCTATACTCCCAAAAG ATTCTGCAGAATTTGTCGACAAAAACCCGAGTGATGAACCTGACAGAGAACTTACAGCCAGACCTGGACTGCCCATTAAAGGTACCGACGAAGTAAGCAGCAAACCAG TGGTGGAACATTCATGCACCGAAAATCGCCAGACGGCTTTAGCAGAGGCAGCAGAATCGCCAGACGACGGAATATTTATACCGGAATGCGAAGACGATGGTAGCTATACACCCGTACAATGTCACCAGGCCATGAAACCCACGTATTGTTGGTGTGTCCTTACGGACATCGGAAGACCTATTGTAGGCACGTCCAAGCAGAACGGAATGCCAAATTGTGACAGAAGACCGACGGCACCCGACAGGGAGATCAAAG GATGCCCAGGGAATAAAAAGGATCGATTTTTGACAACCATATTGGACATACTCACAACGGAGATGGTAGATAATGCAAATAACAATGAAGGAGT GGACACGGAGCCTAATCCAGAAGACACACTAGAAGAAAGCACAGTGAAATGGAAATTTAGACAATtggacaaaaataaaaacaacttgCTCGACAAAAAAGAAGTCTCCAAATttagaaaagaaattaaatctCTTAAACCGAAAAAATGTGCTCGTAATTTCGCTAAGCATTGTGATGAGAATGAGGACAAGAAAATTACGCTATCGGAGTGGCTGGATTGCTTCGATCTAAATCAAG CAGAGGATAAGAAATCAGAGAAACCATTAGGACCCAATCCTTTTA ATCTACAATCGTTGCAAAGTTTACGCGTGGTTGACTATTAA
- the LOC144449275 gene encoding SPARC-related modular calcium-binding protein 1-like isoform X9 has product MKAVTLCLLCLVVVGSRANPFPGVRFPIRNTDDRDNECNEDCSTQSPKPVCGSDGRTYNSRCELMIAQCRGSTVQVEHRGTCQESSSRCEAERRHNQDDAKVSKGLFIPDCNDDGSYRQVQCHTGTGYCWCVTNQGKPIPGSSVQNKEPNCNGDNGRPKTKQGKRRRRKGCSQSERQEFNNNLITIFKDEYARLPTKPPVNNEEYMVNFNLRGLSAIDELMDSHEKQVIDWKFSELDTNSNGELNKKELRSITKMIKKIVEPRACARNFAESCDLDQDGMITNGEWAVCLDEDEQAPEPEIVIEHPILPKDSAEFVDKNPSDEPDRELTARPGLPIKGTDEVSSKPVVEHSCTENRQTALAEAAESPDDGIFIPECEDDGSYTPVQCHQAMKPTYCWCVLTDIGRPIVGTSKQNGMPNCDRRPTAPDREIKGCPGNKKDRFLTTILDILTTEMVDNANNNEGVDTEPNPEDTLEESTVKWKFRQLDKNKNNLLDKKEVSKFRKEIKSLKPKKCARNFAKHCDENEDKKITLSEWLDCFDLNQAEDKKSEKPLGPNPFNLQSLQSLRVVDY; this is encoded by the exons ATGAAAGCTGTAACCTTGTGTCTTTTATGTCTAGTCGTAGTTGGTTCAAGAGCCAATCCCTTCCCTGGTGTTCGG TTCCCCATCCGGAATACTGATGACCGGGACAATGAGTGCAATGAGGATTGCTCAACCCAATCTCCAAAACCAGTTTGTGGGAGTGACGGTAGGACGTACAACTCGAGATGTGAACTTATGATTGCACAGTGCCGTGGAAGTACAGTTCAAGTTGAACACAGGGGGACGTGTCAAG AATCGTCCTCACGATGTGAAGCGGAACGTCGTCACAACCAGGACGATGCCAAGGTGTCCAAAGGACTGTTCATCCCAGATTGTAACGACGATGGTAGTTATAGACAAGTACAATGCCATACAGGGACTGGGTACTGCTGGTGCGTCACCAACCAGGGCAAACCTATACCTGGCTCGTCTGTTCAGAACAAAGAACCAAACTGCAATGGTGACAATG GAAGACCTAAGACAAAACAGGGAAAACGCAGGAGGCGGAAAG GTTGCAGTCAATCAGAGAGACAGGAGTTCAACAATAATCTGATAACAATTTTTAAAGATGAGTATGCCCGCTTACCAACTAAACCCCCAGTGAACAACGAGGAGTACATGGTTAATTTCAATCTACGTGGTCTCTCAGCTATTGACGAGTTGATGGATTCACATGAAAAACAAGTGATTGATTGGAAGTTCTCCGAACTCGACACAAACAGTAATGGTGAACTGAACAAGAAAGAATTAAGGTCCATCACGAAGATGATAAAGAAGATTGTTGAGCCTCGTGCGTGTGCGAGGAACTTTGCTGAATCATGTGACTTAGATCAGGATGGAATGATAACAAACGGTGAATGGGCAGTCTGTCTAG ATGAAGATGAACAGGCTCCTGAACCAGAAATAGTTATTGAACATCCTATACTCCCAAAAG ATTCTGCAGAATTTGTCGACAAAAACCCGAGTGATGAACCTGACAGAGAACTTACAGCCAGACCTGGACTGCCCATTAAAGGTACCGACGAAGTAAGCAGCAAACCAG TGGTGGAACATTCATGCACCGAAAATCGCCAGACGGCTTTAGCAGAGGCAGCAGAATCGCCAGACGACGGAATATTTATACCGGAATGCGAAGACGATGGTAGCTATACACCCGTACAATGTCACCAGGCCATGAAACCCACGTATTGTTGGTGTGTCCTTACGGACATCGGAAGACCTATTGTAGGCACGTCCAAGCAGAACGGAATGCCAAATTGTGACAGAAGACCGACGGCACCCGACAGGGAGATCAAAG GATGCCCAGGGAATAAAAAGGATCGATTTTTGACAACCATATTGGACATACTCACAACGGAGATGGTAGATAATGCAAATAACAATGAAGGAGT GGACACGGAGCCTAATCCAGAAGACACACTAGAAGAAAGCACAGTGAAATGGAAATTTAGACAATtggacaaaaataaaaacaacttgCTCGACAAAAAAGAAGTCTCCAAATttagaaaagaaattaaatctCTTAAACCGAAAAAATGTGCTCGTAATTTCGCTAAGCATTGTGATGAGAATGAGGACAAGAAAATTACGCTATCGGAGTGGCTGGATTGCTTCGATCTAAATCAAG CAGAGGATAAGAAATCAGAGAAACCATTAGGACCCAATCCTTTTA ATCTACAATCGTTGCAAAGTTTACGCGTGGTTGACTATTAA
- the LOC144449275 gene encoding SPARC-related modular calcium-binding protein 1-like isoform X8, translating into MKAVTLCLLCLVVVGSRANPFPGVRFPIRNTDDRDNECNEDCSTQSPKPVCGSDGRTYNSRCELMIAQCRGSTVQVEHRGTCQESSSRCEAERRHNQDDAKVSKGLFIPDCNDDGSYRQVQCHTGTGYCWCVTNQGKPIPGSSVQNKEPNCNGDNGCSQSERQEFNNNLITIFKDEYARLPTKPPVNNEEYMVNFNLRGLSAIDELMDSHEKQVIDWKFSELDTNSNGELNKKELRSITKMIKKIVEPRACARNFAESCDLDQDGMITNGEWAVCLGIDNISFQLFLSLNTDEDEQAPEPEIVIEHPILPKDSAEFVDKNPSDEPDRELTARPGLPIKGTDEVSSKPVVEHSCTENRQTALAEAAESPDDGIFIPECEDDGSYTPVQCHQAMKPTYCWCVLTDIGRPIVGTSKQNGMPNCDRRPTAPDREIKGCPGNKKDRFLTTILDILTTEMVDNANNNEGVDTEPNPEDTLEESTVKWKFRQLDKNKNNLLDKKEVSKFRKEIKSLKPKKCARNFAKHCDENEDKKITLSEWLDCFDLNQAEDKKSEKPLGPNPFNLQSLQSLRVVDY; encoded by the exons ATGAAAGCTGTAACCTTGTGTCTTTTATGTCTAGTCGTAGTTGGTTCAAGAGCCAATCCCTTCCCTGGTGTTCGG TTCCCCATCCGGAATACTGATGACCGGGACAATGAGTGCAATGAGGATTGCTCAACCCAATCTCCAAAACCAGTTTGTGGGAGTGACGGTAGGACGTACAACTCGAGATGTGAACTTATGATTGCACAGTGCCGTGGAAGTACAGTTCAAGTTGAACACAGGGGGACGTGTCAAG AATCGTCCTCACGATGTGAAGCGGAACGTCGTCACAACCAGGACGATGCCAAGGTGTCCAAAGGACTGTTCATCCCAGATTGTAACGACGATGGTAGTTATAGACAAGTACAATGCCATACAGGGACTGGGTACTGCTGGTGCGTCACCAACCAGGGCAAACCTATACCTGGCTCGTCTGTTCAGAACAAAGAACCAAACTGCAATGGTGACAATG GTTGCAGTCAATCAGAGAGACAGGAGTTCAACAATAATCTGATAACAATTTTTAAAGATGAGTATGCCCGCTTACCAACTAAACCCCCAGTGAACAACGAGGAGTACATGGTTAATTTCAATCTACGTGGTCTCTCAGCTATTGACGAGTTGATGGATTCACATGAAAAACAAGTGATTGATTGGAAGTTCTCCGAACTCGACACAAACAGTAATGGTGAACTGAACAAGAAAGAATTAAGGTCCATCACGAAGATGATAAAGAAGATTGTTGAGCCTCGTGCGTGTGCGAGGAACTTTGCTGAATCATGTGACTTAGATCAGGATGGAATGATAACAAACGGTGAATGGGCAGTCTGTCTAGGTATCGACAATA TTTCTTTCCAACTGTTCTTGTCTCTTAACACAGATGAAGATGAACAGGCTCCTGAACCAGAAATAGTTATTGAACATCCTATACTCCCAAAAG ATTCTGCAGAATTTGTCGACAAAAACCCGAGTGATGAACCTGACAGAGAACTTACAGCCAGACCTGGACTGCCCATTAAAGGTACCGACGAAGTAAGCAGCAAACCAG TGGTGGAACATTCATGCACCGAAAATCGCCAGACGGCTTTAGCAGAGGCAGCAGAATCGCCAGACGACGGAATATTTATACCGGAATGCGAAGACGATGGTAGCTATACACCCGTACAATGTCACCAGGCCATGAAACCCACGTATTGTTGGTGTGTCCTTACGGACATCGGAAGACCTATTGTAGGCACGTCCAAGCAGAACGGAATGCCAAATTGTGACAGAAGACCGACGGCACCCGACAGGGAGATCAAAG GATGCCCAGGGAATAAAAAGGATCGATTTTTGACAACCATATTGGACATACTCACAACGGAGATGGTAGATAATGCAAATAACAATGAAGGAGT GGACACGGAGCCTAATCCAGAAGACACACTAGAAGAAAGCACAGTGAAATGGAAATTTAGACAATtggacaaaaataaaaacaacttgCTCGACAAAAAAGAAGTCTCCAAATttagaaaagaaattaaatctCTTAAACCGAAAAAATGTGCTCGTAATTTCGCTAAGCATTGTGATGAGAATGAGGACAAGAAAATTACGCTATCGGAGTGGCTGGATTGCTTCGATCTAAATCAAG CAGAGGATAAGAAATCAGAGAAACCATTAGGACCCAATCCTTTTA ATCTACAATCGTTGCAAAGTTTACGCGTGGTTGACTATTAA